The following proteins come from a genomic window of Montipora foliosa isolate CH-2021 chromosome 2, ASM3666993v2, whole genome shotgun sequence:
- the LOC137992930 gene encoding ficolin-1-A-like has product MNFKDLSILLFVLKAVQGNGRLSELDLIAVNFAKPIKDRKLTGSVIKEAEVTTVKTACKIECVKDERCVSYNLVPIQGKKTWTCQLSKSDRFVGHENFTEENGTIYRGIQSACEKELFSCEKNEVCVADYRSSTDNYLCKCLNECPQSCHDHFLRGSKSNGLYRIYFENGDPFQVFCDMTTGGGGWTVFQRRMDGSVDFYLGWESYRAGFGNLSSEFWLGNDNIHRLTAKENMMLRVDMEDFSSVRKYAEYSTFAVANASDNYRLTIDGYQGTAGDSMVSCPRPAKNMMFSTKDRDNDVGPNYQCAVTYTGSWWYHHCLCANPNGLYKGGGHPQGVVWQSFKGLDESLKHIEMKFRPKET; this is encoded by the exons ATGAACTTCAAGGACCTGAGTATTTTGTTGTTCGTACTGAAGGCTGTACAGGGAAACGGTCGTTTGTCTGAGTTAGACTTAATCGCAGTTAACTTTGCAAAGCCGATTAAAGACCGAAAGCTGACTGGCAGCGTCATCAAGGAGGCTGAAGTAACAACGGTAAAAACGGCGTGTAAGATTGAGTGTGTGAAAGACGAAAGATGTGTGTCTTACAATCTTGTACCCATCCAAGGCAAGAAAACGTGGACATGCCAGCTGAGCAAATCTGATCGCTTCGTTGGACATGAAAATTTTACAGAAGAAAACGGAACCATTTACAGAGGAATACAG TCTGCTTGTGAGAAAGAATTATTTTCTTGCGAAAAAAACGAAGTGTGCGTTGCTGATTACAGATCCAGCACTGATAATTATTTGTGCAAGTGTTTAAACG AATGCCCACAAAGCTGCCATGATCACTTCCTACGGGGTTCCAAGAGCAACGGTTTGTACAGAATatattttgaaaacggagatcCCTTTCAAGTGTTCTGTGACATGACAACAGGAGGTGGGGGTTGGACTGTGTTCCAAAGAAGAATGGATGGATCAGTGGATTTTTACCTGGGCTGGGAATCTTATAGAGCTGGATTTGGAAATCTTAGCAGCGAGTTTTGGCTTGGGAACGATAACATCCATCGCCTGACTgcaaaagaaaacatgatgCTTAGAGTCGATATGGAAGATTTCAGCTCTGTAAGAAAATATGCAGAATATTCGACCTTCGCTGTGGCTAATGCAAGCGATAACTATCGACTGACAATTGATGGATACCAAGGTACCGCCGGAGATTCCATGGTCAGTTGCCCTCGACCAGCTAA GAACATGATGTTTTCCACCAAAGATCGCGACAACGATGTAGGACCGAATTATCAGTGTGCAGTGACATATACCGGTTCTTGGTGGTATCATCACTGCCTTTGTGCAAACCCGAATGGTCTGTACAAAGGGGGAGGTCACCCACAAGGCGTCGTTTGGCAGTCTTTTAAAGGGCTGGACGAATCCTTAAAGCACATCGAGATGAAGTTCCGACCCAAGGAAACTTAA